The Exiguobacterium aurantiacum DSM 6208 genome includes a window with the following:
- a CDS encoding PLP-dependent cysteine synthase family protein, whose product MIVRDVYELVGHTPLIELTTLPIPKGVKVFGKMEMRNPGGSVKDRLGLQLIERAIERGQLKRGGMVVEPTAGNTGIGLALACQKFGINLMTVTPEKFSQEKQALMRLLGATVINTPTELGMKGAIERAKALALEHDAYLPEQFSNPDNPDAYVETLALELLHDIPHIDVFIAGAGSGGTFTGVAKTIRPNGTKTIVVEPEGSILNGGALGPHKTEGIGVESWPVFLDETYVDGIYTITDEEAFYYVAHMAKREGLLIGSSSGAAIAACVKEANQMTDGVIVTILPDSVERYLSQGIVEEAEHAYKNSTHSRR is encoded by the coding sequence ATGATCGTCCGGGATGTGTATGAGCTCGTCGGACATACCCCGCTGATTGAGTTGACGACGTTACCTATCCCGAAAGGTGTCAAAGTGTTCGGCAAGATGGAAATGCGAAATCCTGGCGGGAGCGTGAAAGATCGGCTCGGCCTTCAATTGATTGAGCGCGCCATCGAGCGGGGACAACTCAAACGCGGGGGGATGGTCGTCGAACCGACCGCCGGGAATACAGGGATCGGACTAGCGCTCGCCTGTCAAAAGTTCGGGATTAACCTGATGACGGTCACCCCAGAAAAGTTCAGTCAAGAAAAGCAGGCGCTTATGCGCCTGCTCGGGGCGACCGTCATCAACACGCCGACAGAACTTGGAATGAAAGGCGCGATCGAGCGAGCGAAAGCGCTGGCACTTGAGCACGACGCGTACTTGCCGGAACAATTCTCGAACCCGGACAACCCAGACGCGTACGTCGAAACGCTCGCCTTGGAATTGCTGCACGACATTCCGCACATTGACGTATTCATTGCGGGAGCAGGTTCCGGGGGGACGTTCACGGGTGTCGCGAAAACGATTCGACCGAACGGTACGAAAACGATCGTCGTCGAGCCAGAAGGGTCGATCTTGAACGGTGGCGCTCTTGGTCCGCATAAGACCGAAGGAATCGGTGTCGAATCGTGGCCCGTCTTCCTAGACGAAACATACGTGGACGGCATTTATACGATTACAGATGAGGAAGCGTTTTACTACGTCGCCCATATGGCCAAACGTGAAGGTCTTCTCATCGGTAGTTCATCGGGCGCTGCCATTGCGGCATGCGTCAAAGAAGCCAATCAAATGACAGACGGCGTGATCGTCACGATTTTGCCGGATAGTGTGGAACGATATTTAAGTCAAGGGATAGTCGAGGAGGCAGAACATGCGTACAAAAACAGCACTCATTCACGGCGGTAA